One Cyanobacteria bacterium FACHB-DQ100 DNA segment encodes these proteins:
- a CDS encoding phosphate-starvation-inducible PsiE family protein produces MQDSVKPSFTPLNETDRWFTNFSRSHVVKALETVQDLIVVSLCLGLFCVMVIQLRAMFISLLPPLNFHDVTADILFLLILVELFRLLIIYLQEQRISIGVAVEVAIVSVLREVLVRGILEVHWTQVLATCSFLMALAFLLIVRVWLPPTFKGIDPEKRFSAHHQELETISLNGNGHHH; encoded by the coding sequence ATGCAGGATTCGGTTAAGCCCTCGTTTACCCCATTAAATGAAACTGATCGCTGGTTTACCAATTTCAGCCGAAGCCATGTTGTGAAGGCATTGGAAACGGTTCAAGATTTGATTGTGGTTTCGCTGTGCCTCGGATTGTTCTGCGTGATGGTGATTCAGTTAAGAGCAATGTTCATTTCATTGCTGCCACCGTTGAACTTTCATGATGTTACTGCTGACATTTTGTTTTTGCTGATTCTGGTCGAATTGTTTCGATTATTAATTATCTATTTGCAAGAGCAACGGATTTCGATCGGGGTTGCGGTCGAGGTGGCGATCGTCTCTGTTCTACGAGAAGTGCTGGTGCGAGGAATTCTAGAAGTACATTGGACTCAAGTTCTTGCCACCTGTTCGTTTTTGATGGCGTTGGCATTCTTATTAATCGTGCGAGTTTGGTTGCCGCCAACCTTTAAGGGAATTGACCCTGAGAAGCGGTTCTCTGCACATCATCAAGAATTGGAAACTATCTCGTTGAATGGCAACGGACATCATCACTAG
- a CDS encoding class I SAM-dependent methyltransferase, whose product MTETPPLHTLDPLNRFSDRATDYQKYRPSYPTAAIDKILSNLGDPTQLIAADIGAGTGISARLLSDRGLFVWGIEPNTAMSAQTEPYPRVEFRQATAENTGLPDQSVNLVTCFQSFHWFEPERTFQEFRRILKPSGRLALVWNTRDRSDPFTQEYGELLRQASNKHPAIDRMETLPENSDFSAFEEHRFTLEHALDLPALIGNAKSRSYVPSSGELLERLLQNLEALYHRNADAQGLVYVKYQTKVFIAGA is encoded by the coding sequence ATGACTGAAACGCCTCCCCTTCATACACTCGATCCGTTAAATCGGTTTTCCGATCGCGCTACCGATTACCAAAAATATCGTCCGAGTTATCCCACAGCTGCGATCGACAAAATTCTCTCCAACCTTGGTGATCCAACTCAACTGATCGCCGCAGATATCGGTGCAGGAACCGGAATTTCAGCAAGATTACTCAGCGATCGTGGTTTATTCGTCTGGGGAATTGAACCCAATACCGCAATGAGCGCTCAGACAGAACCCTACCCACGAGTAGAATTTCGCCAAGCCACCGCAGAAAACACTGGACTACCCGATCAATCGGTCAATTTAGTCACTTGCTTTCAATCGTTCCATTGGTTTGAACCAGAGCGAACCTTTCAGGAATTTCGCCGCATTCTTAAACCAAGTGGGCGACTGGCATTAGTTTGGAATACACGCGATCGTAGCGATCCATTTACTCAGGAATACGGCGAATTATTACGGCAAGCCTCGAACAAGCATCCGGCGATTGATCGTATGGAAACGCTTCCAGAGAATTCAGATTTCTCCGCTTTCGAGGAACATCGTTTTACGTTAGAACACGCACTCGATTTGCCTGCATTAATTGGTAACGCAAAAAGCCGATCGTATGTTCCAAGTTCAGGAGAACTGCTCGAGCGACTGTTACAAAATCTCGAAGCGTTGTATCACCGCAATGCAGATGCTCAGGGCCTAGTCTATGTGAAGTATCAAACAAAAGTCTTCATTGCAGGAGCGTAA
- a CDS encoding SAM-dependent methyltransferase, whose translation MGLRLEQIVPWGRSRSEYIQMFDLTEADLQDKILDCGSGPASFNAEMTALGYSVTSCDPIYQFSAEQIQQRIDETYETILGKVQATREKFIWTTFRSPQEMVQTRMTSMRHFLADFPLGLQQERYQTHELPNLPFENNQFNLALCSHLLFLYSDQLNLEFHLASILEMCRVSPEVRVFPLLLNMTGETSPFLEPVMQALKEQGYTVNLRQVPYEFQRGGNQMLQIKTS comes from the coding sequence ATGGGATTGCGGTTAGAACAAATTGTGCCTTGGGGTCGATCGCGCTCCGAGTACATTCAAATGTTTGACCTTACTGAAGCTGATCTTCAGGACAAAATTCTCGACTGCGGTAGTGGGCCTGCAAGCTTTAATGCTGAGATGACAGCATTGGGCTATTCCGTAACGTCGTGCGATCCGATTTATCAATTCTCAGCCGAGCAGATTCAACAACGAATTGATGAGACCTACGAAACTATTCTCGGTAAAGTCCAAGCAACACGGGAAAAATTCATCTGGACAACCTTCCGCTCGCCTCAAGAAATGGTACAGACCCGTATGACTTCAATGCGGCACTTTCTAGCCGATTTTCCCCTTGGATTACAGCAGGAGCGATATCAAACTCATGAACTTCCTAATCTTCCCTTTGAAAATAACCAATTCAATTTAGCGTTGTGTTCTCACTTGCTATTTCTATACTCCGATCAATTAAACTTAGAATTTCATTTAGCATCGATTCTCGAAATGTGTCGCGTGTCGCCCGAAGTGAGAGTTTTTCCATTGCTGCTCAACATGACAGGTGAAACTTCTCCATTTCTCGAACCCGTCATGCAAGCGTTGAAAGAGCAAGGTTATACCGTTAATTTACGGCAGGTTCCCTATGAGTTCCAGCGTGGCGGTAATCAGATGCTTCAAATTAAAACGTCGTAG